The following coding sequences are from one Candidatus Aminicenantes bacterium window:
- a CDS encoding outer membrane beta-barrel protein: protein MKPRTKNGIKSMLLLLCLIASLGVVCQGEESAARKFMVTAGGNFFLSSSGDFRQIYGQAFFMPEIKITCLVYRNFFVWGSFSLIARDGVIEEVDEKVHIGQTLLGFGFGYVFKLSAILRLRGELGMTYISFKEEALDDTQKGSGLGWKIGANLDYFLGNKIFLTLTTAYSQAGDEAQTGKIELGGFQAGAGIGFAF from the coding sequence ATGAAACCAAGAACAAAAAATGGCATTAAGTCAATGCTCCTTCTGTTATGCTTGATTGCCTCTCTTGGCGTGGTCTGCCAGGGAGAAGAAAGTGCAGCTCGCAAGTTCATGGTCACAGCCGGCGGCAATTTTTTTCTCAGCTCAAGTGGAGACTTTCGGCAAATTTACGGCCAAGCGTTTTTTATGCCTGAAATCAAAATTACGTGCCTGGTTTATCGGAATTTTTTCGTCTGGGGAAGTTTCTCCTTAATAGCCAGGGACGGGGTTATCGAAGAGGTCGATGAGAAGGTTCATATCGGTCAGACCCTGCTTGGCTTCGGGTTCGGTTATGTTTTCAAATTGAGCGCGATACTTCGCTTGCGTGGAGAGCTTGGCATGACGTATATCTCCTTCAAAGAAGAAGCTCTGGATGATACCCAGAAAGGTTCGGGATTGGGCTGGAAGATCGGGGCCAATCTCGACTATTTCCTTGGCAATAAAATATTTTTGACTCTGACAACCGCGTACAGTCAGGCCGGTGATGAAGCACAAACCGGCAAAATTGAACTGGGCGGGTTCCAGGCCGGCGCCGGCATTGGTTTCGCCTTTTAG
- the ispH gene encoding 4-hydroxy-3-methylbut-2-enyl diphosphate reductase — protein sequence MKIVVAEEAGFCFGVKRALKLINEYLRKGNQIQTFGPLIHNIPVLNDLAVRGVRSVSSVREIERGKTLCIRTHGIPRDIEKILRQKGVSTLDATCPLVKKEQKIIARLQAQKQKILIVGDKNHPEIIAAQSYAKRVVIVNSLAEAEALPASKELCVVAQTTLNTEFFQAVIAILLAKTQKLTIFNTICQATKDRQQAVRKLAPRVDAIIVVGSKISSNTKKLVHIAREKNRNTLQIETCADLRKRTTLAKIAKFKSIGISAGASTSPQELDCVKNFLQKL from the coding sequence ATGAAAATAGTAGTCGCCGAAGAGGCGGGATTTTGTTTTGGAGTGAAACGAGCCTTGAAATTAATCAATGAATACCTTCGAAAAGGAAACCAAATTCAAACTTTCGGCCCGTTGATCCACAACATCCCGGTTTTGAACGATTTGGCGGTCAGGGGAGTCCGCTCCGTTTCCTCGGTCAGGGAGATTGAAAGGGGGAAAACCCTGTGCATCCGCACCCACGGCATCCCCCGCGACATCGAAAAGATCCTGCGCCAAAAAGGGGTCAGCACCCTGGATGCCACCTGCCCGCTGGTGAAAAAAGAACAGAAGATCATCGCCCGGCTGCAGGCGCAGAAGCAAAAGATTTTGATCGTCGGCGACAAGAACCATCCGGAGATCATCGCCGCGCAAAGCTATGCCAAGCGGGTGGTCATCGTCAATTCCCTGGCCGAGGCCGAGGCGCTCCCCGCCAGCAAGGAACTCTGCGTGGTGGCGCAAACCACCCTGAACACCGAGTTTTTTCAGGCCGTGATCGCCATCCTGCTCGCCAAGACCCAGAAGCTCACCATATTCAACACCATCTGCCAGGCAACCAAGGACCGCCAGCAGGCGGTCAGGAAACTGGCCCCCAGGGTCGACGCCATCATCGTGGTCGGCAGCAAAATTTCCTCCAATACCAAAAAGCTCGTCCACATCGCCAGGGAGAAAAACCGGAACACGCTGCAGATCGAAACCTGCGCCGATCTGCGCAAACGAACGACCCTGGCCAAGATTGCCAAGTTTAAATCCATCGGCATCAGCGCCGGAGCCTCCACGTCGCCGCAGGAGCTTGATTGCGTAAAAAATTTCTTGCAGAAGCTATAA
- a CDS encoding urocanate hydratase produces MSKVASSFQHMSLPEQLPAKKEFVADIRRAPNREFSLSAAQAKTALKNALRYVPAGLHREIAPEFLSELLERGRIYGYRYRPEGSLKAKPIDAYPGKIIEAKAFQVMIDNNLDFDVALYPYELVTYGENGQVFQNWMQYNLVKLCLQEMTDRQTLVVYSGHPLGLFESPPDAPRVISTNGMLVGMYDNPAGFAQAAAMGVSNYGQMTAGGWMYIGPQGIVHGTYLTLLNAGRLYLGIPAQKDLAGVVYLSSGLGGMSGAQAKAVEIAGGIGVLAEVDYSRIETRHKQGWVSRISADLDEVAGWIAEFRKTKKPVSIAYHGNVVDLWEYVLSHDIPIELASDQTSCHDAYGGGYTPAGIGFEQGRRLLRENPAEFRRRVDESLLRQFRLIQAMAGRGTRFWDYGNSFLQAVFDAGASDIASNGVDPSDGFIFPSYVEHIMGPLGFDYGYGPFRWVCLSGKAEDLAATDRAAMACLDPGRRAMDRDNYEWIKNADKNKLVVGTQARILYADAEGRVKIALKFNEMVRRGTIGPVMLGRDHHDVSGTDSPFRETANIRDGSNITADMAVQNFAGDAARGMSMVVLSNGGGVGIGKAFNGGFGLVLDGSKRCDRIIASAMEWDVLNGIARRAWARNENAMETAATWNDQHPGRGHITLPQLADEQLIDELVRRELPRK; encoded by the coding sequence ATGTCCAAGGTTGCCTCGAGCTTTCAACACATGTCTTTGCCCGAACAGCTGCCGGCGAAAAAGGAGTTCGTCGCCGACATCCGCCGCGCTCCCAACCGCGAATTTTCCCTGAGCGCGGCCCAGGCCAAGACGGCGCTGAAAAACGCCTTGCGCTACGTCCCCGCCGGCCTGCATCGCGAAATCGCCCCGGAATTCCTGAGCGAGCTGCTCGAGCGCGGCCGGATCTACGGCTACCGCTATCGCCCTGAGGGTTCGCTGAAGGCCAAACCGATCGATGCCTATCCCGGCAAGATCATCGAGGCGAAGGCCTTCCAGGTGATGATCGACAACAACCTCGATTTTGACGTGGCTCTTTATCCGTACGAGCTGGTGACCTACGGGGAGAACGGCCAGGTCTTCCAGAACTGGATGCAATACAACCTGGTCAAGCTTTGCCTGCAGGAGATGACCGACCGCCAGACGCTGGTGGTTTATTCGGGACACCCGCTCGGCCTTTTCGAATCGCCGCCCGACGCGCCGCGGGTCATCTCCACCAACGGCATGCTGGTGGGCATGTACGACAATCCGGCCGGTTTCGCCCAGGCTGCGGCCATGGGCGTGTCCAACTACGGGCAGATGACCGCCGGCGGCTGGATGTACATCGGCCCCCAGGGCATCGTGCACGGCACCTACCTCACCCTACTCAATGCCGGGCGCCTTTACCTGGGGATTCCCGCCCAGAAGGACCTGGCCGGGGTGGTCTATTTAAGCTCCGGGCTGGGGGGGATGAGCGGCGCCCAGGCCAAGGCGGTGGAGATCGCTGGCGGCATCGGCGTACTGGCCGAAGTCGACTATTCGCGCATCGAAACCCGGCACAAGCAGGGCTGGGTCTCCAGGATATCGGCCGATCTGGACGAAGTGGCCGGCTGGATCGCCGAGTTCCGCAAAACGAAAAAACCGGTCTCCATCGCGTATCACGGCAATGTCGTCGATCTCTGGGAGTACGTCCTGAGCCATGACATCCCCATCGAACTGGCCTCGGACCAGACCTCGTGCCACGACGCCTATGGCGGCGGCTACACTCCGGCCGGCATCGGCTTCGAGCAGGGGCGGCGCCTGCTGCGCGAGAATCCCGCCGAGTTCCGCAGGCGGGTCGACGAGTCGCTGCTGCGACAGTTCCGCCTGATCCAGGCCATGGCCGGCCGCGGCACCCGCTTCTGGGACTACGGCAACTCCTTCCTACAGGCGGTTTTCGACGCCGGCGCCAGCGACATCGCCAGCAACGGTGTCGACCCCAGCGACGGCTTCATTTTCCCCAGCTATGTCGAGCATATCATGGGACCTTTGGGTTTCGATTACGGCTACGGGCCGTTCCGCTGGGTTTGCCTGAGCGGCAAGGCCGAGGACCTGGCCGCGACCGACCGCGCCGCCATGGCTTGCCTCGATCCGGGGCGCCGGGCCATGGACCGGGACAATTACGAATGGATCAAGAACGCCGACAAGAACAAGCTGGTGGTCGGCACCCAGGCGCGCATCCTCTACGCCGATGCCGAGGGCCGGGTGAAGATCGCCCTGAAATTCAACGAAATGGTGCGCCGCGGCACGATCGGCCCGGTCATGCTCGGCCGCGACCATCACGACGTCTCGGGCACCGATTCGCCGTTCAGGGAAACGGCCAACATCCGCGACGGCAGCAACATCACCGCCGACATGGCCGTGCAAAATTTTGCCGGCGATGCCGCGCGCGGCATGTCGATGGTCGTCCTATCCAACGGCGGCGGCGTGGGCATCGGCAAAGCTTTCAACGGCGGTTTCGGCCTGGTCTTGGACGGCAGTAAACGGTGCGACCGCATCATCGCTTCGGCCATGGAATGGGACGTGCTCAACGGCATCGCCCGACGCGCCTGGGCGCGCAACGAAAACGCCATGGAAACCGCGGCTACCTGGAACGACCAGCACCCGGGACGCGGCCATATCACCCTGCCCCAGTTGGCCGACGAGCAACTGATCGACGAACTCGTCCGCAGGGAGCTGCCGCGAAAGTAG
- the dnaK gene encoding molecular chaperone DnaK — MAKNIGIDLGTTNSCISYLEGKDALIVPNPEGARVIPSVIAMTHDKKRIFGNVAKRQMITNSKNSIWGIKRLMGRKFADTEIREFSKRVGYDIVEASNNDIRVKLLDGLYSPEEVSGMFLGYLKSIAENYLGEAVADTVITVPAFFSDSQRQATKVAGEIAGLKVSRIINEPTAALLAYGQKIKKNGLYVVYDLGGGTFDISVVEINGDVYKVISSVGDTFLGGSDFDAQICDWIFREVESETAVDLRDSKEIVQRVIQIAEKAKIELSFDHETMISIPYLHHFSEGTNYHFQKKLTRSQLESFTMDYIDRTLEMIKKSLADIHVKPEQIERTILVGGQSRMPLIFEKIADFFGKPPDIQINPEEVVAQGAALQSEIITGKVRDLLLLDVTSLSLGVETKGDTFTKIIERNSTIPIKKSMMFTTITDNHTVVKIHVLQGERTTASGNRSLGFFNLVGIPPSLKGIPQIEVNFEIDANGIVRVSAQDKTTGLTQSMKIQPASGLAPEEIEKIIREATEFEEKDRRELRINKDKLQLKEEWETIKFYYSRYIEKVTPHDGAEIDALIERPEKALEGNDAELLEQLLKKMKSYRIMINSILTAEFSK, encoded by the coding sequence ATGGCCAAGAACATCGGTATCGACCTGGGGACGACCAATTCCTGCATCAGCTACCTGGAAGGTAAGGATGCCTTGATCGTCCCCAATCCGGAGGGGGCCCGGGTCATCCCTTCGGTCATCGCCATGACCCACGACAAAAAAAGAATCTTCGGCAACGTGGCCAAGCGGCAGATGATCACCAACAGCAAGAACAGCATCTGGGGCATCAAGCGTTTGATGGGCCGCAAATTCGCCGATACTGAAATCAGGGAGTTCAGCAAGCGCGTCGGCTACGATATCGTGGAGGCCAGCAACAACGATATCCGGGTAAAGCTGCTCGATGGCCTGTATTCCCCGGAAGAGGTCTCCGGCATGTTCCTGGGCTACCTGAAGAGCATCGCCGAGAACTATCTGGGCGAGGCGGTCGCCGACACGGTCATTACTGTGCCCGCTTTTTTCAGCGACTCTCAGCGGCAGGCCACCAAGGTGGCCGGCGAAATCGCCGGTTTGAAGGTCAGCCGCATCATCAACGAGCCGACCGCCGCCCTCCTCGCCTACGGCCAGAAGATCAAGAAAAACGGCTTGTATGTCGTTTACGATCTGGGCGGCGGAACGTTCGACATCTCGGTGGTCGAGATCAACGGCGATGTATACAAGGTGATTTCGAGCGTGGGCGACACCTTTCTGGGCGGGAGCGATTTCGACGCCCAGATCTGCGACTGGATTTTCCGCGAAGTGGAGAGCGAGACCGCGGTCGACCTCCGCGACAGCAAAGAGATCGTGCAGCGGGTGATCCAGATCGCCGAAAAAGCCAAGATCGAGCTGTCCTTCGACCATGAAACGATGATCTCGATCCCCTACCTGCACCATTTCAGCGAAGGCACCAACTATCATTTTCAAAAGAAGCTCACCCGTTCGCAGCTGGAATCCTTCACCATGGATTATATCGACCGCACCCTGGAGATGATAAAAAAATCGCTGGCCGACATCCACGTCAAGCCCGAGCAGATCGAGCGGACCATTCTGGTCGGCGGCCAGAGCCGCATGCCGCTCATCTTCGAGAAAATAGCCGATTTTTTCGGCAAGCCGCCCGACATCCAGATCAACCCCGAAGAGGTGGTCGCCCAGGGGGCGGCCCTGCAATCCGAGATCATCACCGGCAAGGTCAGGGACCTCCTCCTGCTCGACGTCACCTCCCTGTCGCTGGGGGTGGAGACGAAAGGCGACACCTTCACCAAGATCATCGAGCGCAATTCCACCATCCCGATCAAGAAATCGATGATGTTCACCACCATCACCGACAACCATACGGTTGTGAAAATCCACGTGCTGCAGGGCGAACGGACCACCGCCTCGGGCAACCGCTCGCTGGGATTTTTCAACCTGGTCGGCATCCCGCCGTCCTTGAAGGGCATCCCGCAAATCGAAGTCAATTTCGAGATCGATGCCAACGGCATCGTCAGGGTTTCCGCCCAGGACAAGACGACCGGGCTGACCCAGAGCATGAAGATTCAGCCCGCCAGCGGCCTGGCCCCAGAAGAGATCGAAAAAATCATCCGCGAAGCCACCGAATTCGAGGAGAAAGACAGGCGGGAGCTCAGGATCAACAAGGACAAGCTCCAACTCAAGGAGGAGTGGGAGACCATCAAATTTTATTATTCGCGCTACATCGAAAAGGTCACCCCCCATGATGGGGCCGAGATCGACGCGCTCATCGAGCGACCCGAAAAAGCTCTCGAGGGCAATGACGCGGAATTGCTCGAACAACTGCTGAAGAAAATGAAAAGCTACCGCATCATGATCAACAGCATCCTGACCGCCGAATTTTCCAAGTAA
- the dnaJ gene encoding molecular chaperone DnaJ codes for MAKKDFYQILGVSRDASAEEIKKAYRKMAMQHHPDRNRDKPESEEKFKEASEAYSVLGNGEKRKIYDQYGVDGLRMGGGADGGFFSDSTFADFGDILGDLFGFGNPFSGSRQRRQGPRQGRDLGVEVVLTLEESFLGVEKGIAVERERNCPECDGSGSERGQGAEICSKCGGTGNVRLAQGFFSVSTTCPACRGSGRIIAHPCKKCRGQGRVNESKNIKVTLPAGIDEGNRLRVAGEGEGGSQGGSPGDLYLMVRIKEDKNFQRQGNDLLCQLQITFSQAALGDQVSVKTFEEVEKVKIPSAAQNGQIIKIKGKGFRQVNRWSRGDLLIKIHVLTPKNLTHQESELFKKLREIEKSRERTLFDKDTLN; via the coding sequence ATGGCCAAAAAAGACTTTTATCAGATTCTCGGGGTCAGCCGCGACGCCAGCGCCGAGGAGATCAAAAAGGCCTATCGCAAGATGGCCATGCAGCATCATCCCGACCGCAATCGCGACAAGCCTGAGAGCGAAGAAAAATTCAAGGAAGCCTCCGAAGCCTATTCGGTGCTGGGGAACGGGGAAAAAAGAAAGATCTACGACCAGTACGGCGTCGATGGCCTGCGCATGGGCGGCGGCGCCGATGGCGGTTTTTTCTCCGATTCCACCTTCGCCGATTTCGGCGATATCCTGGGCGACCTGTTCGGTTTCGGCAATCCCTTCTCCGGAAGCCGGCAGCGGCGGCAGGGGCCGCGCCAGGGCCGTGACCTGGGAGTGGAGGTCGTTTTGACCCTCGAAGAGTCGTTTCTGGGGGTGGAGAAGGGGATCGCCGTCGAAAGGGAAAGAAACTGTCCCGAATGCGACGGTTCGGGGAGCGAACGGGGCCAGGGAGCGGAGATTTGCTCCAAATGCGGCGGCACGGGCAACGTCCGGCTGGCGCAGGGTTTTTTTTCCGTCTCCACCACCTGTCCGGCCTGCCGGGGCAGCGGCCGCATCATCGCCCACCCCTGCAAGAAATGCCGCGGCCAGGGCCGGGTGAATGAAAGCAAGAATATCAAGGTGACTTTGCCGGCCGGGATCGACGAAGGCAATCGCCTGCGCGTGGCCGGCGAGGGCGAAGGCGGCAGCCAGGGCGGTTCGCCCGGCGACTTGTACCTGATGGTCAGGATAAAGGAAGACAAGAATTTTCAAAGGCAGGGCAACGACCTGCTCTGCCAGCTGCAGATCACTTTTTCCCAGGCCGCCCTTGGGGACCAGGTCAGCGTCAAGACATTTGAGGAGGTGGAGAAGGTTAAAATCCCCTCCGCGGCGCAGAACGGTCAAATCATCAAAATCAAGGGCAAGGGCTTCCGCCAGGTCAATCGCTGGAGCCGCGGCGACCTGCTGATCAAGATTCATGTGCTGACCCCGAAAAACCTGACCCACCAGGAAAGCGAGCTGTTCAAGAAGCTGCGTGAAATCGAAAAGAGCCGGGAGCGCACTCTTTTTGACAAGGATACGCTCAATTGA
- a CDS encoding serine/threonine-protein kinase gives MIELKGQIGKYKILKKLGSGGFGSVYLAEDTILKCQRALKIPHRTTAQPDKLLQESILQTRLLDHPHIVKLLTVDIVDGILIMVMEYIEGIDLEKILDKSNTLGLKTALKYLKQILSALAFAHQKSVIHRDIRPSNILINLNDDVKIADFGTSTLLQEKQFATTKIGSPPYMAPEQFEGKAVFASDIYSAGCLFYEMVTGFPPIVLANPMEIYKKAKAGQQAPLMQKTPSVSPELSWVIMNTMAADLKTRYAHAGDVLNDLEKLDNKNRDYSSEIKDIQQRIHARENRTDHVCWNCRKAVGRRMQKCPYCGEEQ, from the coding sequence ATGATTGAACTGAAAGGGCAGATCGGGAAATACAAGATTCTGAAGAAACTGGGCAGCGGCGGTTTCGGATCCGTTTACCTGGCCGAGGATACCATCCTGAAATGCCAGCGGGCGTTGAAGATCCCCCACCGCACCACCGCCCAGCCCGACAAGCTGCTGCAGGAATCGATCTTGCAGACCCGCCTTCTCGATCATCCGCATATCGTCAAACTCCTGACCGTGGATATCGTCGACGGCATCCTGATCATGGTCATGGAGTACATTGAAGGCATCGACCTGGAAAAGATACTTGATAAAAGCAACACCCTGGGGCTGAAAACCGCCTTGAAGTATTTGAAGCAGATATTGTCGGCCCTGGCCTTCGCCCACCAAAAATCGGTCATTCACCGCGACATCCGGCCGTCCAACATCCTGATCAACTTGAACGACGACGTGAAGATCGCCGATTTCGGCACCTCGACGCTTCTCCAGGAAAAGCAATTCGCCACCACCAAGATCGGTTCGCCCCCCTACATGGCGCCCGAGCAGTTCGAGGGTAAGGCGGTGTTCGCTTCGGACATCTATTCGGCCGGCTGCCTGTTTTACGAGATGGTCACCGGTTTCCCGCCCATTGTCCTGGCCAACCCCATGGAGATTTACAAAAAGGCCAAGGCCGGCCAGCAGGCGCCGCTGATGCAGAAAACTCCCTCGGTGTCGCCCGAATTGAGCTGGGTGATCATGAACACCATGGCCGCCGATCTAAAGACACGTTATGCCCATGCCGGCGACGTGCTCAACGATCTGGAAAAGCTGGACAACAAGAACCGTGACTACAGCAGCGAAATCAAGGATATTCAGCAGCGCATCCATGCCCGTGAGAACCGCACCGACCATGTGTGCTGGAATTGCCGCAAAGCCGTTGGCCGGCGCATGCAAAAGTGCCCCTATTGTGGCGAAGAGCAGTAG
- a CDS encoding S1 RNA-binding domain-containing protein, whose protein sequence is MSDTKNAIGNNQDDFSKLVKDYDLKNLASNAPIEGRIVDIVENRVVIDIGQKTEGILDRQELLDWNGNMKYKIGDPISVLPKNVNFKEGYITVSKKQLDEQEGWDNVIHAYKTNTPLKGVIAKLTPDEKGYLVDMGIEMFLPMSQVDIQKIKAPKKMLGKEFLFKVVKLNKKEKNGTVSRRILLEEEKQEKLKNLLGSLEVGRIVKGVVTSIMDYGAFVDLGGMEGLVHKDNISYGRVNHPKEKLRKGDEIEVKVLEIDKEKGKISLGIKQKFADPWTTMETKYPLGKRLVAKVVKIVSFGAFIELEEGVEGLLHISDLTWEGRPTSVEEYVAVGDKLWVQVIEVNKEERKIKLGLKQLEIRPEEKYLEKHSRGEIVRAKVKKILKSRVFMGLEEGIEGVIKISDISFYHIDSPEEFLTEGEEIDAMIISNELDRNSKVQLGIKHLAENEWKAFHAQNRTNSIIEVAVKKVIDGGIVVEISKNIEGFIRNNDVDEEPVALAELEQKFKPGDKIQAMIVRIEADRKKVYLSLRAMNKALEREEIKKFMKSEDDSVTTIGDLLQNELDKNK, encoded by the coding sequence ATGTCAGACACAAAAAATGCTATCGGCAACAACCAGGACGATTTTTCCAAACTGGTCAAAGACTACGATTTGAAAAACCTGGCTTCCAACGCCCCCATCGAGGGCCGTATCGTGGATATCGTCGAAAATCGCGTGGTTATCGACATCGGTCAGAAAACCGAAGGGATACTGGACCGCCAGGAGTTGCTGGACTGGAACGGCAACATGAAATACAAGATCGGCGACCCCATCTCGGTGCTTCCCAAGAACGTCAACTTCAAGGAAGGCTACATCACGGTTTCCAAGAAGCAGCTGGACGAGCAGGAGGGCTGGGATAACGTGATCCACGCCTACAAGACCAATACCCCGCTCAAGGGGGTCATCGCCAAGTTGACTCCCGACGAAAAAGGCTACCTGGTCGACATGGGCATCGAGATGTTCCTGCCCATGAGCCAGGTCGACATCCAAAAGATCAAGGCTCCCAAAAAAATGTTGGGCAAGGAATTTCTGTTCAAGGTCGTCAAGCTGAACAAGAAGGAAAAGAACGGCACGGTCTCGCGGCGCATCCTGCTGGAAGAGGAGAAGCAGGAAAAATTGAAGAACCTGCTGGGTTCGCTGGAGGTCGGCCGGATCGTCAAGGGCGTGGTGACCTCGATCATGGACTACGGCGCGTTCGTCGACTTGGGCGGCATGGAAGGGCTGGTCCACAAGGACAACATCTCATACGGCCGCGTCAACCATCCCAAGGAAAAGCTGCGCAAGGGGGACGAAATCGAAGTCAAGGTCCTTGAAATCGACAAGGAAAAGGGGAAAATTTCCCTGGGCATCAAGCAAAAATTCGCCGATCCCTGGACCACCATGGAAACGAAGTATCCGCTCGGCAAGCGGCTGGTCGCCAAGGTGGTCAAGATCGTCAGCTTCGGCGCCTTCATCGAACTGGAGGAAGGGGTTGAGGGATTGCTGCATATCTCCGACCTGACCTGGGAAGGGCGCCCGACCTCGGTCGAGGAATACGTGGCCGTGGGCGACAAGCTCTGGGTCCAGGTCATCGAGGTCAACAAGGAGGAGCGCAAAATCAAGCTGGGCCTGAAACAGCTGGAGATACGCCCGGAAGAAAAATACCTAGAGAAGCATTCCCGCGGCGAGATCGTCAGGGCCAAGGTCAAGAAAATTCTCAAATCGCGGGTGTTCATGGGCCTGGAAGAGGGGATCGAAGGCGTGATCAAGATCTCGGATATCAGCTTCTATCACATCGACTCTCCCGAGGAATTCCTGACCGAAGGCGAGGAAATCGACGCCATGATCATCAGCAACGAACTGGACCGCAATTCCAAGGTCCAACTCGGGATCAAGCATCTGGCCGAGAACGAGTGGAAGGCGTTTCACGCCCAGAACCGGACCAACAGCATCATTGAGGTGGCCGTCAAGAAGGTCATCGACGGCGGCATCGTAGTGGAAATCAGCAAGAACATCGAAGGCTTCATCCGCAATAACGACGTCGACGAGGAGCCGGTGGCCTTGGCCGAGCTGGAGCAGAAATTCAAGCCGGGCGACAAGATCCAGGCCATGATAGTCCGCATCGAAGCCGACCGCAAAAAGGTCTATTTGAGCCTGCGGGCGATGAACAAGGCCCTGGAACGCGAAGAGATCAAGAAATTCATGAAATCCGAAGACGACTCGGTCACGACCATCGGCGACTTGCTGCAGAACGAACTCGACAAAAACAAATGA
- a CDS encoding nucleotide exchange factor GrpE: MSDESKDGIGYVPDDGDQDKEGEPADEKHADADSGPKKKIIAKKPHHKLHELEETLQKVAGERDALKDKYLRGLAEIDNFRKRVKKEKEEFQKYVLSEFLIDLLQIYDNLERALKATISENEKGIISGVEIIRKQLLDLMNKYHVKEIDALGKPFDPAFHEALSKEERPGITQPVVVEIYQKGFTYNDKLLRPVLTKVAVPSAKEDSPEPEKNQ, encoded by the coding sequence ATGAGCGATGAAAGCAAGGACGGCATCGGTTACGTGCCCGATGACGGCGATCAGGACAAGGAAGGGGAGCCGGCCGACGAGAAACACGCCGACGCCGATTCCGGTCCAAAGAAAAAGATAATCGCCAAGAAACCGCACCACAAGCTGCATGAACTTGAGGAAACCCTGCAGAAGGTCGCCGGCGAACGCGACGCGCTCAAGGACAAATATCTGCGCGGCCTGGCCGAAATAGACAATTTCCGCAAAAGGGTCAAGAAGGAAAAGGAAGAGTTTCAAAAATACGTGCTCAGCGAGTTCCTGATTGACCTGCTGCAGATCTACGACAACCTGGAAAGGGCCTTGAAGGCGACCATCAGCGAAAACGAAAAGGGAATCATCTCCGGGGTGGAGATCATTCGCAAGCAACTGCTCGATCTGATGAATAAATACCACGTGAAGGAAATCGACGCCTTGGGCAAGCCCTTCGACCCCGCTTTTCACGAGGCGCTGAGCAAGGAAGAGCGGCCGGGCATTACCCAGCCGGTGGTGGTGGAAATTTATCAGAAAGGGTTCACCTACAACGATAAACTGCTGCGCCCGGTTTTGACCAAAGTGGCCGTTCCCAGCGCCAAGGAAGACAGTCCCGAACCCGAGAAAAATCAATAA